A genomic segment from Neodiprion lecontei isolate iyNeoLeco1 chromosome 1, iyNeoLeco1.1, whole genome shotgun sequence encodes:
- the LOC107218553 gene encoding chaoptin: MNLGTFVKLGYIMLIVTLILMFWSAMVRMHEIQVQYPPCFFNPLCTCSKAIPDLGIVSCHNVPMPRIPQPINSSKVFILKLENNGLHFLQPQFLIHTGLYKLQIKHNLLSDIPDDAFVGLERSLWELELPYNHLIHVPSRSFRHLQRLRQLDLTGNRISEITPDNWRGLNTSLQTLRLGKNFIDRLPANAFSGLSALEVLDLHGNSLLEIDATVFKDGIDFLTHLYLNDNQLNNVPYAQLSTLKHLRYLDLSHNRISRMLNPQIENEIRGMQMSLDELRLDYNQINNLLPGAFQHFRRVNKTYLDGNPLTIIQEGAFKDSKMRELYLGDCDLMEVSSPVFMGLEPSLELLDLTGNNITELPVHLFRDFDYLRTFMFRENKVDALTQGEDFNDFQYSLYNLDLSGKKNRIISLQSLKEMRNLRFISLSRMPKSTLSPEDFLDFGMDLKELRIIQSNLDTIKNHAFKHVRGIKYLDFSENSISTIEDDAFAEVGHSLLTLQISHGLSSSVTNLPANPLKSLTNLQHLDFSNNRIQNMPETAFHFLKRIRRIDLQDNTIQSIQKGTFQGDIHSILDEINLAFNEIKFIGSNSFVDLPSLTFLNLQDNSIDKIERRAFINMNRLKYINLRGNKIKDITDEAFQNLPDLELMDLAYNQLHELDFMSFDQVGTLSSFKVNASYNKIQKLWINSTTFTPQTNIGGIIQSNIKVLDFSHNNISDIMRYYFRPVEFSLTHLYLSHNKLLNVTQHVFGNMPHLQWLDLNFNDLMDINFDCFKNTRNLQILLMAWNEITEIPVESFRSLKKLRIVDLSHNKLRALPDNLFTEGNLESLDLSHNQFMRLPMKSMSPSAAASLSKLDMSWNVLAGLHNTDAIFRFRDMTWLDLSYNRLVRLDDGVFSELAMLSYLDLSHNKEIILESHGKSFHGLEDTLLTLGLSNMSLYMVPELPLRRLRTLYLAHNKLSSIQSDMAANMTSLRHLDLSYNELSTVPLITHTLPELRSLNLAGNPITSITNTSFLGLADSLEELEIRRLPLDVFEAGALCKASKLRNLHITVFKKVKNFNLPNILNYNHGLRSLHVEVDHDINLEKEMRGTFPAKLYNMTLSGKALTTIHKDIFQGIRNSQLHFTLHNTSVKIVPRELFTNTGSVRNISIDFHNNHIGSIGNPSSGHKPGIPGKTFLTKLRLSGNHLNCDCEIGWIEMWQRKQRQYYEDECGTYTDHISEPDENDKYNCWDNGWDDDLRETFCLNKNNISLLEALKTDLECGWGSANAPILTNAVVVFSILMVNVF, from the exons ATG AATTTGGGAACATTCGTTAAACTCGGCTACATCATGCTGATTGTTACACTAATTTTGATGTTCTGGTCTGCGATGGTCAGAATGCACGAAATCCAGGTGCAATATCCGCCGTGTTTTTTTAACCCGCTCTGCACCTGTTCCAAAGCGATTCCTGATCTAGGCATCGTATCTTGTCACAACGTGCCAATGCCTCGAATCCCTCAACCCATTAACTCTTCAAAAGTGTTTATACTCAAACTAGAAAACAATGGATTGCACTTTTTGCAAccacaatttttaattcatacGG GTCTATACAAACTCCAGATCAAGCACAATCTTTTGTCAGATATACCAGATGATGCATTTGTGGGGCTTGAGAGATCATTATGGGAGCTAGAGTTGCCATATAATCACCTAATTCACGTGCCTAGCAGATCTTTTAGACATTTGCAAAGATTACGACAGCTGGATTTAACAG GCAATCGGATATCTGAAATAACACCTGATAATTGGCGAGGTCTCAACACGTCGCTTCAAACCCTTAGACTGGGCAAAAATTTCATAGACAGACTTCCAGCGAATGCATTCAGTGGCCTGTCGGCCTTGGAAGTTTTAGATCTTCATGGAAATAGCCTGTTAGAAATTGATGCAACGGTGTTCAAAGATGGAATTGATTTTCTCACGCACCTTTATCTGAATGATAATCAACTGAATAATGTGCCGTATGCACAGCTCTCTACCTTAAAACACTTGCGATACTTGGATCTTAGTCACAACAGAATATCAAGGATGTTAAATCCACAGATTGAAAATGAGATTCGTGGGATGCAAATGTCTTTGGATGAACTACGCTTGGATTACAATCAAATTAACAACCTTCTACCAGGCGCGTTTCAGCATTTTCGTAGAGTTAACAAAACGTACCTTGACGGTAATCCACTCACTATCATACAG GAAGGAGCGTTCAAAGATTCAAAAATGCGTGAACTCTACTTAGGCGATTGTGATCTGATGGAGGTATCGAGTCCTGTCTTCATGGGATTAGAACCTTCTTTAGAACTACTTGATTTAACTGGAAACAACATTACGGAACTTCCTGTTCACTTGTTCAGAGATTTTGACTATCTGAGAACCTTTATGTTCAGGGAAAACAAAGTTGATGCACTTACGCAAG GTGAagatttcaacgattttcaatattcgttATACAACTTGGATTTAAGCGGCAAGAAAAATCGCATAATATCTTTGCAAAGTTTGAAGGAAATGAGAAATCTACGCTTCATATCTTTGTCCCGAATGCCTAAGTCTACATTGTCACCGGAAGACTTCTTAGACTTTGGAATGGATTTAAAAGAACTCAGAATAATTCAAAGCAATTTGGATACAATCAAAAATCATGCGTTTAAGCATGTTCGaggaataaaatatctcgatttttcggaaaactCAATTTCGACTATTGAGGATGACGCATTTGCCGAA gTAGGGCATTCGCTTCTAACGCTCCAAATTTCACATGGCCTCTCTTCGTCGGTTACAAATCTTCCAGCAAACCCACTGAAATCTTTGACGAACCTACAGCACCTTGATTTTAGTAATAATAGAATACAAAATATGCCTGAAACAGCTTTTCATTTCTTGAAAAGAATTAGGCGTATTGATTTGCAAGATAATACAATACAAAGTATACAAAAGGGTACATTCCag gGTGACATTCATTCTATCCTTGATGAAATAAACTTGGCGTTCAATGAAATCAAATTCATCGGCAGTAACAGTTTCGTAGATCTACCTTCCCTGACATTTCTAAATTTACAAGATAATTCcattgataaaattgaacgGCGGGCATTCATTAATATGAACCGATTGAAATACATCAATCTTCGGGGTAACAAAATCAAGGATATAACAGATGAAGCATTTCAG aACTTGCCTGATCTTGAATTAATGGATTTGGCTTACAACCAATTACATGAACTAGATTTCATGTCTTTTGATCAAGTAGGGACGCTATCGTCGTTCAAGGTGAATGCTAGCtacaataaaattcaaaaactgtGGATCAACAGTACGACTTTCACACCACAAACTAATA TCGGAGGAATTATACAATCGAACATAAAAGTTCTCGATTTCAGTCACAACAACATCTCTGACATAATGAGGTACTATTTCAGACCCGTTGAATTTTCACTCACGCATCTATACCTGAGTCATAACAAATTACTAAACGTTACTCAGCATGTCTTTGGAAATATGCCACACCTTCAATGGCtcgatttaaattttaatGACTTGATGGACATAAACTTCGACTGCttcaaaaatacaagaaaCCTCCAG ATTCTACTGATGGCTTGGAATGAGATCACCGAGATTCCTGTGGAATCGTTTCGATCCCTAAAAAAATTGCGCATAGTAGATTTGTCACACAATAAATTGCGAGCATTGCCAGATAATTTATTCACCGAAGGAAACCTAGAGAGTTTAGATTTGTCTCACAATCAATTCATGCGACTCCCAATGAAGAGTATGTCTCCGTCTGCTGCTGCATCCTTGTCCAAACTCGATATGTCGTGGAACGTATTAGCTGGACTGCACAATACCGATGCTATATTCAGATTTAGG GACATGACTTGGTTGGATTTATCATACAACAGGCTAGTGAGGCTTGATGATGGAGTATTCTCAGAGTTGGCCATGTTATCTTACCTCGATTTGAGTcataataaagaaataattttggaaTCTCATGGCAAAAGTTTTCACGGTTTAGAAGACACGTTACTGACTCTTGGACTTAGTAACATGTCCCTGTACATG GTTCCAGAACTGCCGCTTCGTCGTTTGAGGACACTGTATTTGGCACATAACAAACTTTCATCTATACAGTCAGATATGGCTGCCAACATGACGTCGCTCCGCCACTTGGATCTTAGTTACAACGAACTGTCTACTGTCCCACTGATAACTCACACACTTCCTGAGCTTAGGTCTCTAAATCTTGCTGGAAATCCTATCACTAGCATTACGAATACAAGTTTCTTGGGTCTCGCTGATAGCCTTGAAGAGCTTGAAATTCGAAGACTACCTCTCGATGTGTTTGAA GCAGGAGCATTGTGTAAAGCATCCAAACTTCGCAACTTACACATAACAGTGTTTAAGAAAGTGAAGAATTTTAATTTACCTAACATATTAAATTACAATCATGGTCTTCGAAGTTTACATGTTGAG GTTGATCACGACATTAActtagaaaaagaaatgagggGCACATTCCCAGCCAAGCTGTACAATATGACTCTTAGCGGTAAAGCTCTGACAACGATACATAAGGATATATTTCAG ggtATTCGAAACTCACAACTACACTTTACACTACATAATACAAGCGTCAAAATAGTCCCTCGTGAATTATTCACTAACACAGGGAGTGTAAGAAACATATCAATTGATTTCCATAATAATCATATTGGATCTATCGGAAACCCATCGTCTGGCCATAAACCGGGTATACCAGGAAAAACTTTCCTCACAAAGCTTAGATTATCTGGAAATCATCTGAATTGTGATTGTGAAATTGG GTGGATCGAGATGTGGCAGCGAAAGCAGAGGCAATATTACGAAGATGAGTGCGGCACATATACTGATCATATTTCTGAACCTGACGAAAATGACAAATATAATTGCTGGGATAATGGTTGGGACGACGATCTTCGTGAGACGTTTTGcctgaataaaaataatatctcTCTCCTGGAAGCACTCAAAACTGATCTTGAATGTGGCTGGGGATCAGCTAATGCACCAATTTTAACTAATGCCGTAGTGGTCTTTTCAATCCTTATGGTGAATGTGTTCTGA
- the LOC107218544 gene encoding mediator of RNA polymerase II transcription subunit 4 isoform X2: MASNRSTREVLLSLVDDMELIAKELIENTIAQKHLKLSSSEHAQLTELLVAKDNELKSTLQLASEQAKINQKMDSLKEEVERQDQDIQQLQRQLKEAEQILATAIYQAKQKLQSISRANKRPVPSEELIKFAHRISASNAVCAPLTWQQGDPRRPYPTDIEMRLGVLGRLSDLPLNGQMIGSHPGIPAELHRAGHPAEPPVSQANQFAWHPSGEIHMSVGGQGSVAMNTHKQETEDVEVMSTDSSSSSSSDSQ, encoded by the exons ATGGCATCAAATCGCAGCACACGTGAAGTATTATTATCCCTTGTCGATGACATGGAATTAATAGCCAA AGAACTGATCGAGAATACGATAGCGCAGAAGCATTTGAAACTATCCAGCAGCGAGCACGCTCAACTGACAGAGTTATTAGTTGCCAAAGACAATGAGCTCAAGTCAACTTTACAACTGGCATCggaacaggcaaaaataaacCAGAAAATGGATTCGTTAAAGGAAGAGGTTGAGAGGCAGGATCAAGACATTCAACAATTACAACGTCAGTTGAAAGAAGCAGAGCAAATACTTGCCACTGCTATATACCAGGCTAAACAAAAACTCCAGTCCATATCTCGGGCCAATAAAAGGCCTGTTCCTTCTGAAGAACTCATTAAATTTGCTCATAGGATTAGCGCATCTAATGCTGTTTGTGCTCCGTTAACGTGGCAGCAAGGCGATCCACGCCGACCGTATCCAACAG ATATTGAGATGAGGCTGGGCGTTCTGGGGCGACTCAGCGATCTTCCACTGAACGGACAAATGATCGGATCTCATCCCGGCATTCCAGCCGAATTGCATCGAGCTGGACATCCAGCAG aGCCTCCAGTATCTCAGGCGAATCAATTTGCCTGGCACCCGTCAGGAGAAATCCACATGTCCGTAGGTGGACAAGGTAGCGTAGCAATGAATACTCATAAACAAGAAACGGAAGACGTTGAAGTAATGTCAACAGATTCATCCAGCAGTTCCTCGAGTGATTCTCAATGA
- the LOC107218544 gene encoding mediator of RNA polymerase II transcription subunit 4 isoform X1, with the protein MASNRSTREVLLSLVDDMELIAKELIENTIAQKHLKLSSSEHAQLTELLVAKDNELKSTLQLASEQAKINQKMDSLKEEVERQDQDIQQLQRQLKEAEQILATAIYQAKQKLQSISRANKRPVPSEELIKFAHRISASNAVCAPLTWQQGDPRRPYPTDIEMRLGVLGRLSDLPLNGQMIGSHPGIPAELHRAGHPAGEPPVSQANQFAWHPSGEIHMSVGGQGSVAMNTHKQETEDVEVMSTDSSSSSSSDSQ; encoded by the exons ATGGCATCAAATCGCAGCACACGTGAAGTATTATTATCCCTTGTCGATGACATGGAATTAATAGCCAA AGAACTGATCGAGAATACGATAGCGCAGAAGCATTTGAAACTATCCAGCAGCGAGCACGCTCAACTGACAGAGTTATTAGTTGCCAAAGACAATGAGCTCAAGTCAACTTTACAACTGGCATCggaacaggcaaaaataaacCAGAAAATGGATTCGTTAAAGGAAGAGGTTGAGAGGCAGGATCAAGACATTCAACAATTACAACGTCAGTTGAAAGAAGCAGAGCAAATACTTGCCACTGCTATATACCAGGCTAAACAAAAACTCCAGTCCATATCTCGGGCCAATAAAAGGCCTGTTCCTTCTGAAGAACTCATTAAATTTGCTCATAGGATTAGCGCATCTAATGCTGTTTGTGCTCCGTTAACGTGGCAGCAAGGCGATCCACGCCGACCGTATCCAACAG ATATTGAGATGAGGCTGGGCGTTCTGGGGCGACTCAGCGATCTTCCACTGAACGGACAAATGATCGGATCTCATCCCGGCATTCCAGCCGAATTGCATCGAGCTGGACATCCAGCAGGTG aGCCTCCAGTATCTCAGGCGAATCAATTTGCCTGGCACCCGTCAGGAGAAATCCACATGTCCGTAGGTGGACAAGGTAGCGTAGCAATGAATACTCATAAACAAGAAACGGAAGACGTTGAAGTAATGTCAACAGATTCATCCAGCAGTTCCTCGAGTGATTCTCAATGA
- the LOC107218552 gene encoding germinal-center associated nuclear protein, with protein sequence MSDFIVGTCLFMCPEKERWMREREGLLHTFEVDEKTKHLKRPKADPSKIVKCFSRPAAGQLMPDTSELRPASVLLSTIRYLFTNVVTRVDYDWVMIYDFVFDRLRAIRQEVVIQRIRGPQSVQILEPIVRFHVYAGQRLCEKNISVFDTKINSQHLLECLKQLLVLYDELEEQSSMCNPNFEENIERLSIGNNRPQMEALYMLLHLGDSSALGRGISLPHKYRGKNVKLAMKISLAWFLKNYVRTLRLIQKLPLLLKFGVLSNLRLLRRDTFQIMSAAYNSKLLTFPGLKLQEILMYRDVEKLSADCKLFNLSFAYENVQFDARKFNKGLLLANPDMYFTVQTLQKYLPIILLQDDDAINDDSSS encoded by the exons ATGTCTGACTTTATAGTTGGGACGTGTTTATTTATGTGCCCtgagaaagagagatggaT gagagaaagagaaggcTTACTGCATACCTTCGAAGTTGacgagaaaacaaaacatCTAAAACGACCAAAAGCAGATCCTTCAAAGATTGTGAAATGCTTCAGTCGACCTGCAGCCGGACAGCTCATGCCAGATACAAGCGAACTTCGACCGGCTTCTGTTCTTTTATCGACTATAAGATATTTGTTCACTAA tGTTGTTACGCGAGTCGATTATGACTGGGTAATGATTTATGATTTTGTATTTGATCGACTGAGAGCTATCAGACAGGAAGTTGTTATTCAAAGAATACGAGGACCTCAAAGTGTTCAAATCCTAGAGCCAATTGTTCGATTTCATGTTTACGCAGGCCAAAG ACTATGTGAAAAAAACATATCTGTATTTGATACGAAGATAAATAGTCAGCACCTTCTAGAGTGTCTTAAACAACTGCTAGTACTTTATGATGAACTTGAAGAACAATCCTCGATGTGTAATcctaattttgaagaaaatatcgAAAGACTTTCAATAGGTAATAACCGACCTCAAATGGAAGCTTTGTATATGCTGTTACATCTCGGTGATTCCTCGGCTCTAGGAAGAGGCATATCGCTTCCTCATAAGTACAG GGGCAAGAACGTAAAGCTGGCCATGAAGATATCTCTTGCgtggtttttgaaaaattatgtcCGAACCTTAAGACTGATACAAAAActtccacttttgttaaaattcGGTGTTCTAAGTAATTTGCGGCTTTTGAGAAG GGACACGTTTCAAATAATGAGCGCAGCATATAACAGTAAGCTCTTAACGTTTCCTGGTCTAAAATTACAAGAAATATTGATGTATAGAGATGTTGAGAAACTTTCAGCAGATTGTAAACTATTCAACTTGTCGTTTGCATATGAAAACGTGCAATTTGATGcaagaaaatttaacaagGGACTGTTATTG GCGAACCCAGATATGTATTTTACTGTTCAAACACTTCAAAAATATCTACCTATAATTCTATTACAAGATGATGATGCAATAAACGACGATAGTTCCTCGTGA
- the LOC107218551 gene encoding uncharacterized protein LOC107218551 — protein MENSCLKQETYPLLSPVMESELLLEPWPPLKNSKGSTPMVSTPSFWKEDFQDLSDWCVDPQSISRFNIPRSPQGQRDYPIGEDIKTKISGVKDNYYNLSNIKSEFGESTEISDSWTVKNNIESAEMSFGGSQPLGQDQFNTTMDISNVWMDLTPATNTYEQQAANSTKFIPNINKSIPDSSFEMNGENFDNWFPITTNVGDFPCNDLVNINQPNYNPTTLDNYQSTSANSTVEEQETQLLADNLLTDLEFQSFDLLTYVCEENGQSLMNKSETTASEIVEPSQVVNTNKRKSSKENKSIHVKAKTEPVVPPLKISLKATKSPIKKRRISKDVDQESGNYTDTDSDSQTSDYSYRELREKNNKASRKSRINKKVKEAEMMKKANDLEKANAILKMKAKELEKLVIAMRETLLQLALKKES, from the exons ATGGAAAATTCATGTTTAAAACAGGAAACTTATCCATTACTGAGCCCGGTGATGGAATCAGAATTGCTACTCGAGCCCTGGCCCCCCCTAAAGAATTCCAAAGGCAGTACTCCCATGGTTTCTACCCCCTCGTTTTGGAAAGAAGATTTTCAGGACTTAAGCGACTGGTGCGTGGACCCGCAAAGTATAAGCCGGTTCAATATACCACGTTCTCCTCAAGGACAACGCGATTATCCTATAGGTGAAGATATTAAGACGAAGATTTCAG GTGTGAAagataattattacaatttatcTAATATAAAATCAGAATTTGGAGAAAGCACGGAAATAAGTGACAGCTGGACTGTAAAAAATAACATCGAATCTGCAGAGATGTCCTTCGGAGGGTCTCAGCCCTTGGGGCAAGACCAATTTAATACCACAATGGACATATCAAATGTTTGGATGGATTTGACACCAGCAACGAATACATATGAACAGCAAGCCGCAAATAGTACAAAGTTTATTCCAAACATAAACAAAAGCATACCAGATTCAAGCTTTGAAATGAACGGAGAAAACTTCGATAACTGGTTTCCAATAACCACAAATGTTGGCGACTTTCCATGCAACGATTTAGTAAACATCAATCAACCCAACTATAATCCTACGACCTTAGACAATTATCAATCAACTTCTGCTAATTCCACTGTTGAAGAACAAGAAACGCAACTACTGGCAGATAATTTATTAACAGATCTTGAATTTCAATCATTCGATCTGTTAACATATGTTTGCGAA GAAAACGGACAATCACTCATGAACAAATCAGAAACCACCGCATCAGAAATTGTCGAACCATCCCAAGTTGTGAATACTAACAAACGCAAATCGagcaaagaaaataaatccaTTCATGTCAAAGCAAAAACTGAACCTGTTGTACCACCGCTCAAGATTAGTTTAAAAGCCACAAAATCGCcaataaaaaaacgaaggaTCTCTAAAGATGTAGATCAAGAAAGTGGAAATTACACAGATACTGACTCAGATTCACAGACTTCAGATTATAGCTACAGAgaattacgagaaaaaaataacaaagctTCAAGAAAGTCTAGAATCAacaaaaaagtgaaagaagcAGAAATGATGAAGAAAGCAAACGATTTGGAGAAAGCCaacgcaattttgaaaatgaaagcaaaagaattggaaaaactAGTAATAGCCATGCGGGAAACGTTGCTGCAACTTGCATTGAAGAAGGAATCTTAA